Below is a genomic region from Fusobacterium nucleatum.
GTTAGATTTTGATTTAGTAATTGCTACACCTGATATGATGCCTAAAATCGGAAGATTAGGTAAAATATTAGGTACAAAAGGGTTAATGCCTAACCCTAAATCAGGAACTGTAACACCTGATATAGCAGCAGCAGTATCTGAATTTAAAAAAGGTAAATTAGCATTCAGAGTAGATAAATTAGGATCTATTCATGCACCAATTGGAAAAGCTGATTTTGATTTAGATAAAATTGAAGAAAACTTCAAAGCGTTTATGGATCAAATCATCAGGTTAAAACCAGCTTCATCTAAAGGACAATACCTAAGAACAGTTGCTGTGTCATTAACTATGGGACCAGGAGTAAAAATGGATCCTGCTATAGTTGGTAAAATTGTTGGATAATTAAATTGAATATAAATCCAAACCAAAGACCGTAGGGGGAGATAATCCTTAAATAACCTACCGAGGTTGGAAGTTAGATATACTAACCTCAAAACTCAACCCCTGTTCTTTGTGATAGGGGTATATTTTTAGAAAAAAGAGGAGGTGAATCAATATGGCAACTCAAGTTAAAAAAGAACTTGTAGCAGAATTAGTTGAAAAAATTAAAAAAGCTCAATCAGTTGTTTTTGTTGATTATCAAGGTATTAAAGTTAATGAAGAAACTTCATTAAGAAAACAAATGAGAGAAAATGGAGCTGAATATCTAGTTGCAAAAAATAGATTATTTAAAATAGCTCTTAAAGAATCTGGTGTTGAAGACAACTTTGATGAAATGTTAGAAGGAACAACAGCATTCGCTTTTGGATACAATGATCCAGTAGCACCTGCAAAAGCAGTATTTGATTTAGCTAAAACAAAGGCTAAAGCAAAATTAGATATATTTAAAATTAAAGGTGGTTACTTAACTGGAAAGAAAGTAAGTGTAAAAGAAGTTGAAGAATTAGCAAAATTACCTTCAAGAGAACAATTACTATCTATGTTACTAAACTCTATGTTAGGACCAATCAGAAAATTTGCTTATGCAACTGTAGCAATAGCAGACAAAAAAGAAGGATCTGCTGAATAAAAAATAAAAAATTAGAATTGATAAAATTTAAGGAGGAAAATAATAATGGCATTTAATAAAGAACAATTTATAGCTG
It encodes:
- the rplA gene encoding 50S ribosomal protein L1; this translates as MAKHRGKKYLEVAKLVEIGKLYDIREALELVQKTKTAKFTETVEVALRLGVDPRHADQQIRGTVVLPHGTGKTVKILAITSGENIEKALSAGADYAGAEEYINQIQQGWLDFDLVIATPDMMPKIGRLGKILGTKGLMPNPKSGTVTPDIAAAVSEFKKGKLAFRVDKLGSIHAPIGKADFDLDKIEENFKAFMDQIIRLKPASSKGQYLRTVAVSLTMGPGVKMDPAIVGKIVG
- the rplJ gene encoding 50S ribosomal protein L10, coding for MATQVKKELVAELVEKIKKAQSVVFVDYQGIKVNEETSLRKQMRENGAEYLVAKNRLFKIALKESGVEDNFDEMLEGTTAFAFGYNDPVAPAKAVFDLAKTKAKAKLDIFKIKGGYLTGKKVSVKEVEELAKLPSREQLLSMLLNSMLGPIRKFAYATVAIADKKEGSAE